In Deltaproteobacteria bacterium HGW-Deltaproteobacteria-18, the following proteins share a genomic window:
- a CDS encoding RluA family pseudouridine synthase produces the protein MEQCFHILDLVHCAHQPERASGIFHRGVVKGLFDKSPCSHQERACQSGGAMQSERTSVQVVEVGREENGRKLISFLEARLGSLPASLLMRLVRTGQVRIDGRRCKPFDRVLTGQKVRIPPVDVQRKSETDLALPGIDVVFENDEMLLVSKPAGLPVHGGTGWSDSVHDRLKSRHQEGFVPVPVHRLDRDTSGLLLCAKTHDFLRFMHASWPSLTKAYLCWVEGAWESGGWRTIVSELAKAETGRGEQVISGQGKRAVSHVHPLLKDGQKSLLLVVLGTGRTHQIRVHLADLGHAIVGDPRYGRGGGLLLHAAALSWPGHAFFVLPPWQGEFEIKRICAQDIRDILATAPAKEGAI, from the coding sequence ATGGAGCAGTGCTTCCACATCCTGGACCTGGTCCATTGCGCACACCAGCCTGAAAGAGCGAGTGGTATTTTTCATAGGGGGGTGGTTAAGGGCTTGTTTGACAAGAGCCCCTGTAGCCATCAAGAAAGGGCCTGTCAAAGCGGAGGGGCCATGCAGTCGGAAAGGACGTCGGTTCAGGTGGTGGAAGTCGGGCGCGAGGAAAATGGCCGCAAGCTCATATCCTTTCTGGAGGCACGGCTGGGAAGCCTTCCTGCGAGCCTGCTCATGCGTCTGGTGCGCACGGGGCAGGTACGTATCGACGGCCGCCGATGCAAGCCCTTCGACCGCGTGCTGACGGGACAGAAGGTGCGCATCCCTCCGGTCGATGTGCAGCGCAAGTCAGAGACAGACCTTGCTCTGCCCGGAATTGACGTCGTGTTCGAAAACGACGAGATGCTCCTTGTAAGCAAGCCCGCAGGGCTTCCGGTGCACGGGGGGACGGGCTGGAGCGATTCCGTGCATGACCGCCTGAAGTCACGCCATCAGGAGGGCTTTGTGCCGGTCCCGGTGCACCGTCTGGACCGCGACACGTCCGGGCTTCTGCTCTGCGCCAAGACCCATGATTTTCTGCGCTTCATGCACGCTTCATGGCCCTCGCTGACCAAGGCCTACCTGTGCTGGGTGGAAGGGGCATGGGAATCGGGCGGATGGCGGACCATTGTCTCGGAGCTGGCCAAGGCCGAGACTGGGCGCGGGGAACAGGTGATCTCCGGACAGGGCAAACGGGCCGTCTCCCACGTGCATCCATTGCTCAAGGACGGGCAGAAGAGCTTGCTGCTGGTCGTTCTCGGTACTGGCCGCACCCATCAGATCCGGGTCCATCTGGCCGACCTCGGACACGCCATTGTCGGCGACCCCCGTTACGGCCGGGGCGGCGGGCTTTTGTTGCATGCAGCCGCTCTTTCCTGGCCCGGACACGCGTTTTTCGTCCTGCCGCCCTGGCAGGGAGAGTTTGAGATTAAGCGCATTTGTGCGCAGGACATACGGGATATTCTCGCAACCGCTCCCGCCAAGGAGGGGGCCATATGA
- a CDS encoding ribonucleoside-diphosphate reductase, adenosylcobalamin-dependent, which translates to MDVMKMPADLPDVNLNSNAELVLRKRYQRKGLDGTPIETAKEMFWRVAASIASMEKNYPESSFKPEDLARTFYKLMTEYDFLPNSPTIMNAGTELGQLAACFVLPVGDSMDEIFDAVKHAALIHKSGGGTGFSFTRLRPKDSRVGSTGGVASGPISFLKIFNTATEQVKQGGTRRGANMGILRVDHPDILEFIRAKEREGDLNNFNLSVALTEKFMQAVENDEEYPLIAPQSQEVIETLKAREVFELLVRKAWESGDPGIIFIDRINRDNPNPDQGEIESTNPCGEQPLLPYEACNLGSINLARFVREKDGEIEIDWDRLREVVHLSVRFLDNVIDASEYPLERITETVRKNRKIGLGVMGWADLLYQLGLPYDSRRAIVLAEQMMDFIQKESRSASKKLAAERGPFPSYETSIYKEQNLGPYRHATTTTIAPTGTLSIIAGCSSGVEPLFALCFVRQVMDGEKLTEANSFFVKALHDQGCYSEKLMAEVIEKGSVRDMDFLPEELRNVYVTSMDIEPQWHLKMQAAFQKHTDNAVSKTVNLPNSATQEDIYKIYWMAYEEGCKGVTVYRDGCKSVQVLCTGDGQKEEKGDDHCRPMDRPDIVYGFTQKVRTGLGDLYLTVNEVNGKPFEVFTTIGRSGRSITAKAEAIGRLVSLALRSGVHVREIVKQLKGIGGEHPVFQKKGMLLSIPDAVSWVLENKYLQGTKPSSSYKSLSKTECPECTTELVFQEGCFVCPSCGFTKCG; encoded by the coding sequence ATGGACGTTATGAAAATGCCGGCGGATCTGCCCGACGTGAATCTCAATTCCAACGCAGAGTTGGTGCTCAGGAAACGTTACCAGCGAAAGGGGCTGGACGGGACTCCCATCGAGACCGCGAAGGAAATGTTCTGGAGAGTGGCGGCAAGCATAGCATCCATGGAAAAGAACTACCCCGAGTCATCGTTCAAGCCCGAGGATCTGGCACGCACTTTCTACAAGCTGATGACCGAGTACGATTTTCTGCCCAATTCACCGACGATCATGAATGCCGGCACGGAGCTGGGGCAGCTTGCGGCCTGCTTCGTTTTGCCTGTCGGCGACTCCATGGACGAGATTTTCGATGCGGTGAAGCACGCGGCACTGATCCACAAGTCCGGTGGGGGCACGGGTTTTTCCTTCACTCGCCTGCGTCCCAAGGACAGCCGGGTCGGTTCCACGGGCGGCGTCGCTTCCGGACCCATCTCCTTTCTCAAGATTTTCAACACGGCAACCGAGCAGGTCAAACAGGGCGGAACCAGACGCGGCGCCAACATGGGCATCCTGCGTGTCGACCATCCCGATATCCTGGAATTCATCCGGGCCAAGGAACGTGAAGGGGACCTCAACAACTTCAACCTGTCCGTGGCGCTGACCGAAAAATTCATGCAGGCCGTGGAGAACGATGAGGAATACCCCCTTATCGCTCCGCAATCGCAGGAGGTCATCGAAACCCTGAAGGCACGCGAGGTCTTCGAGCTTCTGGTGCGCAAGGCCTGGGAGAGCGGAGATCCGGGGATCATCTTCATCGACCGCATCAACCGCGACAATCCCAACCCCGATCAGGGCGAGATCGAGAGCACCAACCCCTGCGGCGAACAGCCCCTGCTTCCTTACGAGGCCTGCAACCTCGGCTCCATCAACCTTGCCCGTTTCGTACGTGAAAAGGACGGCGAAATCGAAATTGACTGGGACAGGCTGCGCGAAGTGGTGCATTTGAGCGTTCGCTTCCTGGATAACGTCATCGACGCTTCGGAATACCCGTTGGAGCGTATCACGGAGACTGTGCGCAAGAACAGAAAGATCGGGCTTGGCGTCATGGGCTGGGCCGATCTCCTGTATCAGCTGGGCCTGCCCTACGACAGCCGCCGGGCCATCGTGCTTGCCGAGCAGATGATGGATTTCATCCAGAAGGAATCCAGATCCGCATCCAAGAAACTTGCTGCGGAACGCGGTCCCTTTCCGTCCTATGAGACCTCCATCTACAAGGAACAGAATCTGGGGCCCTACCGCCACGCCACCACCACGACCATTGCGCCTACGGGCACCCTGTCCATCATCGCCGGATGTTCCTCCGGTGTGGAGCCTCTCTTTGCCTTGTGCTTCGTGCGCCAGGTCATGGACGGCGAAAAGCTGACCGAGGCCAACAGCTTCTTTGTCAAAGCCCTGCATGATCAGGGATGCTATTCCGAAAAGCTCATGGCCGAGGTCATCGAAAAGGGCTCGGTCCGGGACATGGATTTTCTCCCCGAGGAACTCAGGAACGTTTATGTGACCTCCATGGACATCGAGCCGCAGTGGCATCTCAAGATGCAGGCGGCCTTCCAGAAGCACACCGACAATGCCGTATCAAAGACGGTCAACCTGCCCAATTCGGCCACCCAGGAAGATATCTATAAAATCTACTGGATGGCTTACGAAGAGGGCTGCAAAGGCGTCACGGTCTACCGCGACGGCTGCAAAAGCGTGCAGGTCCTGTGCACCGGAGATGGCCAGAAGGAAGAGAAAGGCGATGATCATTGCCGTCCCATGGACCGTCCCGACATTGTCTACGGATTCACGCAGAAGGTTCGCACCGGACTTGGCGACCTGTATCTGACGGTCAACGAGGTCAACGGCAAGCCCTTCGAGGTTTTCACCACCATCGGACGGTCGGGCAGATCCATCACGGCCAAGGCCGAAGCCATTGGACGACTGGTTTCCCTGGCGCTGCGCTCCGGCGTGCATGTTCGTGAAATAGTCAAACAGCTCAAGGGGATTGGCGGAGAGCACCCGGTTTTTCAGAAAAAGGGCATGCTCCTCTCCATTCCCGACGCCGTGTCCTGGGTGCTTGAAAACAAGTATTTGCAAGGCACGAAGCCCAGTAGCTCCTACAAGTCCCTTTCCAAGACCGAGTGCCCCGAATGCACGACGGAGCTGGTCTTTCAGGAAGGGTGCTTTGTCTGCCCGTCCTGCGGCTTCACCAAGTGCGGATGA
- a CDS encoding dolichyl-phosphate-mannose--protein mannosyltransferase, with protein MTNRQESALYWALSLLLIAAATLARYWFVASGQLNLAPDEAQYWDWSRSLQWSYYSKGPLIAFINYVGTAFRGATELGVRSGAMIGALVMQVAVLGWIGIHLKRIRTAFWTLFVLNTTMLFMAGGLLMTTDNPLLVFWLLGMICFGLAVDKGHLAAFIMLGLCLSLGITAKYTMVLFIPLALVAAFWIGRKQDMPALFWPRLLKTLGIGGLVGMLPILIWNATNGWVGIKHVLYRGAMAGDKAKVFFELKNFPEYLGSQLGVVTPWWFVFLFIGAWLVAVQLMKSDKEPVFPWLSRPMGIILTVYFWPVWLFFLFWSLHTKVEANWSATAYPAGIMLAALAVERFVHRDPRPRWRFAWPALGAVVFILLHLQGFIPFDSPKNPVHRLMGWQDLGVQVAQARDELGPEENVFVFGDEYGVTAELSFYVPGQKRAFCLAGGRKMNQYDLWPGPDSGMQNAVFVCKGQEDKVSDRVLELFESVDEPRVITSTHGKRTGQTFTIFLCRGYKGVWPEQEGRTF; from the coding sequence ATGACGAATCGCCAAGAATCCGCACTGTATTGGGCCTTAAGTCTTCTTTTGATTGCGGCCGCGACCCTGGCCAGATACTGGTTCGTGGCTTCCGGCCAGCTGAACCTCGCCCCGGACGAGGCCCAGTACTGGGATTGGAGCCGCAGTCTGCAGTGGTCCTATTACTCCAAGGGGCCGCTCATCGCGTTCATCAATTACGTTGGCACCGCCTTTCGGGGCGCGACGGAACTTGGCGTGCGCTCCGGCGCCATGATCGGGGCGCTGGTCATGCAGGTGGCCGTGCTGGGCTGGATCGGCATCCATCTCAAACGCATCCGCACCGCATTCTGGACGCTTTTCGTACTCAATACGACCATGCTCTTCATGGCCGGAGGTCTGCTCATGACCACGGACAATCCGCTCCTGGTCTTCTGGCTTCTGGGCATGATCTGTTTTGGCCTGGCCGTGGACAAGGGACATCTCGCGGCGTTCATCATGCTCGGGCTGTGCCTGTCGCTCGGGATTACGGCCAAATACACCATGGTGCTCTTCATTCCCCTGGCCCTTGTGGCCGCGTTCTGGATAGGGCGCAAACAGGACATGCCCGCCCTTTTTTGGCCACGGCTTCTTAAAACACTCGGAATCGGCGGTCTGGTCGGCATGCTGCCCATCCTGATCTGGAACGCCACCAACGGCTGGGTCGGGATCAAGCACGTCCTCTATCGCGGGGCCATGGCCGGGGACAAGGCTAAGGTCTTTTTCGAGCTGAAGAACTTTCCCGAATATCTGGGCAGTCAGCTGGGCGTGGTCACCCCGTGGTGGTTCGTTTTCCTGTTCATCGGGGCCTGGCTTGTCGCGGTTCAGCTCATGAAGAGCGACAAGGAGCCCGTGTTCCCCTGGCTGTCCCGGCCCATGGGCATCATCCTGACCGTCTACTTCTGGCCCGTGTGGCTCTTTTTCCTGTTCTGGAGCCTGCACACCAAGGTCGAAGCCAACTGGTCGGCCACGGCCTATCCCGCCGGCATCATGCTCGCGGCCCTGGCCGTGGAGCGGTTCGTGCACCGCGATCCGCGTCCCAGATGGCGCTTCGCCTGGCCCGCTCTTGGCGCTGTGGTTTTCATTCTGCTGCACCTGCAGGGGTTCATTCCCTTCGACAGCCCCAAGAATCCGGTGCACCGGCTCATGGGCTGGCAGGATCTGGGCGTGCAGGTGGCGCAGGCCAGGGACGAGCTTGGCCCGGAGGAAAACGTCTTTGTCTTTGGGGACGAATACGGGGTCACTGCGGAGCTGTCCTTTTACGTTCCGGGCCAAAAACGGGCATTTTGCCTGGCCGGAGGACGCAAGATGAACCAGTATGACCTGTGGCCCGGCCCGGACAGCGGGATGCAGAACGCGGTCTTTGTCTGCAAGGGCCAGGAGGACAAGGTTTCGGACAGGGTGCTGGAATTGTTCGAGAGTGTGGATGAACCAAGGGTGATCACAAGCACCCACGGGAAACGCACCGGCCAGACGTTCACCATCTTTCTGTGCCGGGGCTACAAAGGCGTTTGGCCGGAGCAGGAGGGACGTACTTTTTGA
- the ilvD gene encoding dihydroxy-acid dehydratase, producing the protein MNRSDKMIKGLEKAPHRSLLFALGMTREEMRRPLIGVVNSANEIVPGHMHLDIIAQAVKDGVRMAGGTPMEFPTIGVCDGLAMNHEGMKMSLPSRELIADSIEISATAVPFDGLVFIPNCDKIVPGMLMAMLRLNIPSIMISGGPMLPGKFEGKTIDLITVFEGVGKVKSGSMTEAELERMEECACPGCGSCAGMFTANSMNCLSEALGLSLPGNGTIPAPTSARIRLAKDAGMQVMRLVEKNICPRDIVTEKSVANGVTVDMALGCSTNTVLHLPAIFREAELDLTLDIFDNISRKTPNLCRLSPAGPHHIADLHEAGGIPAVMNELAASGRIELDVMTVTGRTLGENLEALKPAILRPEVIRTVAEPYSHEGGIAILKGNLALDGAVVKQSAVAPEMMQRTGVARVFEGEEDAVSAIMGNRIKAGDVVVIRNEGPVGGPGMREMLTPTSAISGLGLGGEVALLTDGRFSGGTRGAAIGHISPEAAEGGIIGLVQEGDRIKIDIPARSLELLVDEAELEKRRQNFKPFAKEIRSSILRRYSRMASSAAKGAVTKI; encoded by the coding sequence ATGAACCGTAGCGATAAAATGATCAAAGGTTTGGAAAAGGCGCCACATCGCTCCCTGCTTTTCGCCCTCGGCATGACCCGGGAGGAAATGCGGCGGCCACTGATCGGCGTGGTCAATTCGGCCAACGAGATCGTGCCTGGACACATGCATCTCGATATCATCGCCCAAGCGGTCAAGGACGGAGTACGCATGGCCGGAGGAACGCCCATGGAATTCCCGACCATCGGCGTGTGCGACGGACTGGCCATGAATCATGAAGGCATGAAGATGAGCCTGCCCAGCCGTGAACTTATCGCCGATTCCATCGAAATTTCGGCCACGGCCGTGCCTTTTGACGGACTTGTTTTCATTCCAAACTGCGACAAGATCGTGCCCGGCATGCTCATGGCCATGCTGCGTCTCAACATCCCTTCCATCATGATCAGCGGCGGGCCCATGCTTCCGGGCAAGTTCGAGGGAAAAACCATCGACCTCATCACGGTCTTCGAGGGTGTGGGCAAGGTCAAGAGCGGCAGCATGACCGAGGCGGAGCTTGAACGGATGGAAGAATGTGCCTGTCCCGGCTGCGGCTCCTGTGCCGGCATGTTCACTGCCAATTCCATGAACTGCCTGTCCGAGGCACTCGGACTGTCCCTGCCCGGCAACGGAACCATCCCTGCCCCGACCAGCGCCCGCATCCGTCTGGCCAAGGATGCAGGCATGCAGGTCATGCGCCTGGTCGAAAAGAACATTTGCCCCCGTGACATCGTCACGGAAAAGAGCGTGGCCAACGGCGTGACCGTGGACATGGCCCTTGGCTGTTCCACCAATACGGTCCTGCATCTCCCCGCGATTTTCCGCGAAGCCGAGCTCGATCTGACGCTGGACATTTTCGACAACATCAGCCGCAAGACCCCCAATCTTTGCAGGCTCTCTCCCGCCGGGCCGCACCATATCGCGGATCTGCACGAGGCGGGCGGCATCCCGGCCGTCATGAACGAACTGGCGGCGAGCGGTCGCATTGAGCTCGATGTCATGACCGTGACCGGCCGGACCCTGGGTGAGAATCTGGAAGCCCTGAAGCCTGCCATCCTGCGGCCGGAGGTCATCCGCACCGTGGCCGAACCGTACTCTCATGAAGGCGGCATCGCTATCCTGAAAGGCAACCTGGCCCTGGACGGCGCGGTGGTGAAACAGTCCGCCGTGGCGCCCGAAATGATGCAGCGCACGGGCGTTGCCCGGGTTTTCGAAGGCGAGGAAGACGCCGTGAGCGCGATCATGGGCAACAGGATAAAAGCCGGCGATGTGGTCGTCATCCGCAACGAAGGGCCGGTGGGCGGCCCCGGCATGCGCGAGATGCTGACTCCGACATCGGCCATCTCCGGCCTTGGTCTTGGCGGCGAAGTGGCGCTGCTGACGGATGGCCGTTTCAGCGGCGGAACCCGTGGCGCGGCCATCGGTCACATCAGCCCCGAAGCGGCCGAAGGCGGGATCATCGGTCTGGTGCAGGAAGGGGACCGGATCAAGATAGACATCCCCGCCCGCAGCCTGGAGCTTCTCGTCGATGAGGCCGAGCTCGAAAAGCGCCGTCAAAACTTCAAACCTTTTGCCAAGGAAATCCGTTCCTCCATTTTGCGCCGCTACAGCCGCATGGCTTCATCCGCGGCCAAGGGAGCGGTGACCAAGATCTGA
- a CDS encoding fructose-bisphosphate aldolase, giving the protein MIGYLRKAARLFHPGSKRTIILPLDHGLSEGNIPGLEDLGSLLRGVRHLPTQGVILHKGMVMAHAGEIRLDQSLIVHLSAGTRHGLPSYNKALVCSVQEALRLGADMVSMHINIGNDLEDRMLSDLGACVEEAHQLGLPLLAMIYARGGQIVNESDPSLVAHSIRIGAELGADVVKVPYCGNNQSFARAIAACPVPVVMSGGPRNVDFKSFLRSVRETLDAGVAGMCIGRNVFQQENPAKALEDICNLVHGKG; this is encoded by the coding sequence ATGATCGGATACCTGCGCAAGGCGGCCCGCCTTTTTCATCCGGGATCCAAACGAACCATCATCCTGCCGCTGGATCATGGACTTTCCGAAGGAAACATCCCCGGTTTGGAAGATCTGGGGAGCCTGCTCCGCGGAGTACGGCATCTGCCCACCCAGGGCGTGATCCTGCACAAGGGCATGGTCATGGCCCACGCCGGGGAGATCCGTCTGGACCAGTCCCTCATTGTGCATCTCTCCGCCGGAACCCGGCACGGCCTGCCCTCCTACAACAAGGCCCTGGTCTGTTCCGTGCAGGAGGCGTTGCGGCTTGGCGCGGACATGGTCTCCATGCACATCAATATCGGCAACGATCTTGAAGACCGCATGCTCTCGGATCTGGGCGCCTGCGTGGAAGAAGCGCATCAACTGGGCCTGCCGCTTCTGGCCATGATCTACGCCCGGGGCGGACAGATCGTGAACGAGAGCGACCCTTCCCTTGTCGCGCACAGCATCCGCATCGGTGCGGAGCTTGGCGCGGACGTGGTCAAGGTGCCCTATTGCGGAAACAACCAGAGCTTCGCCCGGGCCATTGCGGCTTGCCCCGTGCCCGTCGTCATGAGTGGCGGGCCACGCAACGTCGACTTCAAGTCCTTTCTGCGCTCGGTGCGCGAAACCCTGGACGCCGGCGTCGCCGGGATGTGCATCGGACGCAACGTCTTCCAGCAGGAAAACCCAGCCAAGGCCCTGGAAGACATATGCAATCTCGTGCACGGAAAGGGGTAG
- a CDS encoding RNA methyltransferase, translating to MKNTTRSFRLVCAMDQVQDVEALLHAEGFRFEPQPCFALARTLTAEPMPLGRSIAARFGYIYIQDKSSMLPPLALAPEPGDRVLDFCASPGSKTGILSSLVGPTGLVLANEPSPDRLATLRVNMRHLGCYNVATCKYEGQSLPLHDDSWPRILLDAPCSGWGTVDKNPKAAQMWAGEKTAPLEALQRELLTKAAGILAPGGRLLYSTCTTNVRENEDQVRFAMEHLGLVPKALTEFPGFRFAPSLPGCLLVDGEGSLAQGFFLAALKKPGEAVRIARTPKAELPGELVTRQEFSTRTGLDTNWLPEHCFLRVGGRIYLLMKQAAGLPAELRWQGFAVGKSAGDSILADATLRMFVPPKPDEKSLVLEQVSTIRELLSGQSLSWSGPGKRLAFYFKGLPLGFLTIKGNRCLWSDR from the coding sequence ATGAAAAATACCACTCGCTCTTTCAGGCTGGTGTGCGCAATGGACCAGGTCCAGGATGTGGAAGCACTGCTCCATGCCGAAGGTTTTCGCTTCGAGCCGCAACCCTGCTTCGCCCTGGCGCGGACCCTCACCGCCGAGCCCATGCCTCTTGGCCGAAGCATCGCGGCCAGGTTCGGCTACATCTACATTCAGGACAAGTCCTCCATGCTGCCGCCCCTGGCCCTTGCTCCCGAACCCGGCGACCGGGTGCTCGACTTCTGTGCCAGTCCCGGCAGCAAGACCGGCATCCTCTCCAGTCTGGTCGGACCCACGGGGCTGGTGCTCGCCAACGAGCCTAGTCCGGACCGTCTGGCCACCCTGCGTGTGAACATGCGCCATCTTGGCTGCTACAACGTGGCAACCTGCAAATATGAAGGCCAGTCCCTGCCCCTTCATGACGACTCCTGGCCGCGCATCCTGCTCGACGCGCCCTGCAGCGGCTGGGGCACGGTGGACAAAAACCCCAAGGCCGCCCAGATGTGGGCGGGGGAGAAAACAGCTCCGCTTGAAGCCCTGCAGCGGGAACTTTTGACCAAGGCCGCCGGGATTCTTGCCCCGGGAGGACGACTCCTTTATTCGACCTGCACCACAAATGTGCGCGAAAACGAGGACCAGGTCCGTTTCGCCATGGAACACCTGGGTCTTGTACCAAAAGCTCTGACGGAATTTCCCGGATTCAGGTTCGCCCCTTCCCTGCCGGGGTGCCTGCTCGTGGACGGCGAAGGCAGCCTCGCACAGGGATTTTTCCTGGCCGCCCTCAAAAAACCGGGGGAAGCGGTCAGGATCGCCCGCACACCCAAGGCGGAATTGCCCGGCGAACTCGTCACGCGCCAGGAATTTTCGACCCGCACCGGACTGGACACAAACTGGCTCCCGGAGCACTGTTTTCTGCGCGTGGGCGGCCGCATCTACCTGCTCATGAAACAGGCGGCCGGACTTCCGGCAGAGCTCCGCTGGCAAGGTTTTGCCGTGGGCAAGAGCGCGGGGGATTCGATCCTGGCCGATGCCACGCTGCGCATGTTCGTTCCACCAAAACCGGACGAAAAAAGCCTAGTACTCGAGCAGGTGTCCACAATTCGCGAACTTCTGTCCGGCCAGAGCCTGTCATGGTCCGGGCCGGGAAAACGCCTCGCGTTCTATTTCAAGGGACTTCCCTTGGGTTTTTTGACGATCAAGGGCAATCGTTGCCTGTGGTCGGATCGATAA
- a CDS encoding cell division ATP-binding protein FtsE: protein MISISKLSYSFGRQLALKDINFCMKPGEFVFLCGPSGAGKTTFMRILHGALPVQRGKADVAGYDLNTLAESRKHLLRRDVSVVFQDFKILPNQTVFANVALPLKVRGIGQHIIEKRVRAVLRSLHLDHKTGAPCEELSGGEQQRVAVARAVVVKPKLLLADEPTGNLDHELSMRMMDIFQQFHKFGTSIMIATHNREIMERMADARIVTLEDGVMREGCPQAGGRS, encoded by the coding sequence ATGATCAGCATTTCCAAGCTTTCCTACTCCTTTGGCAGGCAGCTGGCATTGAAAGATATCAATTTTTGCATGAAGCCCGGCGAGTTCGTGTTCCTGTGCGGCCCATCCGGTGCCGGGAAGACGACCTTCATGCGCATCCTGCACGGCGCGCTTCCGGTGCAACGTGGCAAGGCCGATGTTGCCGGCTATGATTTGAACACGTTGGCCGAGAGTCGCAAGCATCTGTTGCGCCGCGATGTGAGCGTGGTCTTTCAGGATTTCAAGATCCTGCCCAACCAGACCGTTTTCGCCAACGTGGCCCTGCCACTGAAAGTGCGCGGCATCGGGCAGCATATAATCGAAAAAAGGGTTCGGGCGGTGCTCAGAAGCCTGCATCTCGATCACAAGACCGGAGCGCCCTGCGAGGAACTGTCCGGCGGAGAACAGCAACGGGTGGCTGTGGCCAGGGCCGTTGTGGTCAAGCCCAAGCTTCTCCTTGCCGATGAGCCTACGGGAAATCTCGATCACGAACTGTCCATGCGCATGATGGATATTTTTCAACAATTTCACAAGTTTGGTACTTCGATCATGATAGCGACTCATAACCGTGAAATCATGGAACGCATGGCCGATGCGCGGATCGTGACTCTGGAGGACGGGGTCATGCGCGAAGGTTGCCCCCAGGCCGGAGGCCGGTCATGA
- a CDS encoding class I SAM-dependent methyltransferase, which produces MRWNRESAVRYDKWAGSVRGNFALQQEKKLLQGVIAPWPRRKQKLLDIGCGTGMFLEFFWSCGFDLTGMDKSPDMLARAREKMGHRVDLHLGSAEHLPFEDREFDYASLMTVFEFLEDPALALREAARVARKGILICFLNRMSLYGLSVRLEKRKSPLGEARWFTWPEMRGLIQNNLSPGGIEARSILLGPPCTWNPAPIIRYLNSTPAFPWMGAFTAVRVDLTAPRAQTPLMAWNTEPTT; this is translated from the coding sequence ATGCGCTGGAACCGGGAAAGCGCGGTCCGCTACGACAAATGGGCCGGAAGCGTGCGGGGAAACTTTGCCCTGCAGCAGGAAAAAAAACTGCTGCAGGGCGTTATCGCGCCCTGGCCCAGACGCAAGCAGAAGCTTTTGGACATAGGCTGCGGAACGGGAATGTTTCTGGAGTTTTTCTGGTCCTGCGGATTTGACCTGACGGGCATGGACAAGAGTCCGGACATGCTGGCCCGGGCCCGGGAGAAGATGGGACATCGCGTCGATCTGCATCTTGGCAGCGCCGAGCACCTGCCCTTCGAGGACCGCGAGTTTGATTACGCTTCGCTCATGACCGTGTTCGAGTTCCTGGAAGATCCGGCCCTGGCCCTGCGCGAGGCGGCTCGTGTGGCGCGCAAGGGGATCCTGATCTGTTTTTTGAACCGGATGTCCCTCTACGGGCTGTCCGTAAGGCTGGAAAAAAGAAAATCTCCGCTAGGCGAAGCGCGCTGGTTCACCTGGCCCGAAATGCGCGGGCTGATCCAGAATAATCTTTCTCCGGGCGGCATCGAAGCCAGATCCATTCTATTGGGTCCGCCCTGCACCTGGAATCCTGCTCCAATTATCCGCTACCTGAACAGCACCCCGGCCTTTCCATGGATGGGAGCCTTTACGGCGGTGCGCGTCGACCTGACCGCCCCCCGGGCCCAGACTCCCCTCATGGCCTGGAATACCGAACCCACCACGTAG